One Panicum virgatum strain AP13 chromosome 9K, P.virgatum_v5, whole genome shotgun sequence genomic region harbors:
- the LOC120650228 gene encoding uncharacterized protein LOC120650228: MAARMMRWPRPPAARKFRVRLVMRRAEGLPLPPPAAAAEPASPEREAAGAAPPRAVAAEVRWKGPRASALGSLRRAAVRRNRTRGEAEAAWEEEFESVVTLAAASQREGAAFQPWELAFCVFSDINIGPKNKPSILGTASLNLADYTSAAEEVIEIILPLSVPVGEPESAPSLHLTLSMVELRAVQETSDALQRPAAALPLSPSSGDSLPGGKDEVSVIKAGLRKVKILTDLVATRRSKKSCQDDEGGEDKFCVNSDGVEYPCDTESLDDDLDDRVQEDEIGDSTIRKSFSYGSLQSVNYVGGLVYAHAKIDGEHEDWIYYSHRKSDVGYQVEKMLPSTAEETVLPTAKRSILPWRKRKLSLRSLKAKGEPLLKKAYGEEGGDDIDYDRRLLTSSDESVSEGSRAEDGSANGMVSEFGDDNFVVGNWEFKEIISRDGHMKLSSQVFFASIDQRSERAAGESACTALVAVIADWFQANQNMMPIQSQYDSLIREGSLEWRNLCKNEAYRERFPDKHFDLETVLHAKIRPLTVSPSKSFIGFFQPEGGDDDDMSGFDFLNGAMSFDSIWDEITQVAEFSSSDNPNLYIVSWNDHFFLLKVERDAYYIIDTLGERLHEGCSQAYILKFDSSTTIHKVQAEKKPSSPDSSEPLKDSSGPESSSTDQDSGNDIEENILVSKGKESCKEYIKSFLAAIPIRELQVDIKKGLMASTPLHHRLQIEFHYAQSSPKEITAAPQLLTVNAPFEFSWPEPQPPPTMEVALTPVISVV, translated from the exons ATGGCGGCCAGGATGAtgcggtggccgcggccgccggcggcgcgcaagTTCCGCGTGCGCCTGGTGATGCGGCGGGCGGAGGGgctgccactgccgccgcccgcggccgcggcggagccggCCTCGCcggagcgggaggcggcgggcgccgcgccgccgagggcCGTCGCGGCGGAGGTGAGGTGGAAGGGGCCCAGGGCGTCGGCGCTGGGCTCGCTGCGGCGCGCCGCGGTCAGGCGCAACCGCACGcggggggaggcggaggcggcgtgggAGGAGGAGTTCGAGAGCGTCGTCACGCTCGCGGCCGCGTCGCAGCGGGAGGGCGCCGCGTTCCAGCCCTGGGAGCTCGCCTTCTGCGTCTTCAGC GACATCAACATAGGGCCGAAGAATAAACCATCAATTCTGGGAACTGCTTCTCTCAACCTAGCAGACTATACATCAGCAGCTGAGGAGGTTATCGAGATAATTCTCCCATTGTCTGTACCTGTTGGTGAACCTGAATCAGCCCCATCTCTTCAT CTCACTCTGAGTATGGTGGAACTAAGAGCAGTTCAAGAAACATCCGATGCATTACAACGACCAGCTGCAGCCTTGCCATTGTCCCCATCATCTGGTGATTCACTTCCTGGAGGAAAAGATGAGGTTTCAGTTATCAAAGCAGGGCTGAGGAAGGTAAAAATTCTCACAGATCTGGTGGCGACACGAAGGTCCAAGAAGAGTTGCCAGGATGATGAAGGAGGTGAAGATAAGTTCTGTGTTAACAGTGATGGTGTTGAATATCCATGTGATACTGAGTCTCTCGACGATGATCTGGATGATAGAGTACAGGAAGATGAAATTGGGGATTCAACTATCAGGAAGTCTTTCAGTTATGGCTCACTGCAGTCTGTCAACTATGTTGGTGGCCTAGTTTATGCCCATGCAAAGATTGACGGGGAGCACGAGGACTGGATATATTATAGTCACCGAAAATCTGATGTCGGTTATCAAGTAGAGAAAATGTTGCCCTCAACTGCTGAGGAGACTGTGTTGCCAACTGCTAAACGGAGTATACTTCCTTGGAGGAAGAGGAAATTGAGTTTAAGATCACTGAAAGCTAAAGGTGAACCTCTGTTGAAGAAGGCATATGGGGAAGAGGGAGGTGATGATATTGACTATGATCGACGCCTGCTAACATCATCTGATGAATCTGTTTCAGAG GGATCAAGAGCTGAAGATGGATCAGCAAATGGTATGGTGTCAGAATTTGGTGATGATAATTTTGTTGTGGGGAATTGGGAGTTCAAGGAGATAATTAGCCGTGATGGCCATATGAAGCTTTCATCCCAGGTGTTCTTTGCATCAATAGACCAGAGAAGTGAGCGAGCAGCTGGGGAGAGCGCATGTACAGCACTTGTGGCTGTTATTGCAGACTGGTTCCAAGCAAATCAGAATATGATGCCTATTCAGTCACAGTATGACAGCCTTATCCGTGAAGGATCACTAGAGTGGAGAAACCTTTGTAAGAATGAGGCATATAGAGAGCGCTTTCCTGACAAGCACTTTGATCTTGAAACTGTCCTTCATGCCAAGATTCGCCCACTGACAGTCTCCCCAAGCAAATCTTTTATTGGATTCTTCCAGCCTGAAGGTGGTGATGATGACGACATGAGCGGTTTTGACTTTCTTAATGGTGCCATGTCATTTGACAGCATTTGGGATGAGATTACCCAGGTGGCAGAGTTCTCATCTAGTGATAACCCTAACCTATACATAGTGAGTTGGAATGACCACTTTTTTCTCCTCAAGGTTGAGCGTGATGCATATTACATTATCGATACCCTTGGAGAAAGGCTCCATGAAGGGTGCAGCCAGGCATACATTTTGAAGTTTGACAGCAGCACCACGATTCACAAGGTACAGGCTGAAAAGAAACCTTCTAGCCCCGACTCAAGTGAACCATTGAAGGATTCTTCAGGTCCTGAAAGCTCTTCAACTGACCAGGACAGTGGGAATGATATTGAAGAGAACATCCTTGTGTCGAAGGGCAAAGAATCATGCAAAGAATACATCAAGAGTTTCTTGGCAGCCATACCGATCCGGGAACTACAGGTGGACATCAAGAAAGGACTGATGGCATCAACCCCGTTGCATCACCGCCTCCAGATTGAGTTCCACTATGCCCAATCTTCCCCAAAAGAGATCACAGCAGCCCCTCAGCTTCTTACTGTCAATGCCCCTTTTGAGTTCTCATGGCCTGAGCCACAGCCACCACCAACAATGGAAGTTGCGCTAACACCTGTCATCTCCGTTGTGTAG
- the LOC120650232 gene encoding methyl-CpG-binding domain-containing protein 11-like, with the protein MATGEEHVAAAAAAVEETPEKKEAGVTELPAPSGWTKKLAPIRGGKFEVIFVSPTGEEIKTKRQLTQYLKAHPGGPASSEFDWGTSDTPRRSARISEKVKATESPEGEKTPKRGRSSSKRGKKEKKEDADAVDANETVGRGTLEGIDVEMKDAENAIEEKKEEVPSADIDEKTEGVEEKKEEAPGADATEKTEQGAEGQEQANNVAAPESEIKSDAKPAESEVAPPAPVVEEEKKEMKTENTLAAETSVPLAAESAVPQAASSEGEKKEDGGVTEPAVPPAAETKEDAPPAEAAKEAENSGQVNVAPQEPSAANCDNKGQIQPGASAVRCT; encoded by the exons ATGGCCACCGGCGAGGAgcacgtggcggcggcggcggcggcggtcgaggagacgccggagaagaaggaggCCGGCGTAACCGAGCTCCCCGCGCCCTCCGGCTGGACGAAGAAG CTTGCCCCAATTAGAGGTGGAAAGTTTGAGGTTATTTTTGTTTCCCCAACTGGTGAGGAGATCAAGACCAAGAGACAGCTGACCCAGTACCTGAAAGCTCATCCTGGAGGCCCTGCATCTTCGGAGTTCGATTGGGGAACCA GTGATACTCCTAGACGATCAGCACGCATAAGCGAGAAAGTCAAGGCAACTGAGAGCCCAGAAGGTGAGAAGACCCCTAAACGTGGAAGATCAAGCTCTAAGAGGggcaaaaaggagaaaaaagaagatGCAGATGCAGTGGATGCCAATGAAACTGTAGGCCGTGGCACTTTGGAAGGCATTGATGTGGAGATGAAGGATGCTGAAAACGCCATAGAAGAGAAGAAAGAGGAGGTCCCCAGTGCAGATATTGACGAGAAGACTGAAGGAGTTGAAGAGAAGAAAGAGGAGGCCCCTGGTGCAGATGCCACAGAGAAGACTGAACAAGGCGCTGAAGGCCAGGAGCAGGCTAATAATGTCGCTGCCCCAGAATCAGAGATCAAATCAGATGCGAAACCAGCTGAATCTGAAGTAGCTCCACCGGCACCTGtagtagaggaagagaagaaagaGATGAAAACCGAGAACACCCTGGCAGCTGAAACTTCTGTGCCTCTGGCAGCTGAATCCGCGGTGCCTCAGGCAGCATCTTCAGAGGGAGAGAAGAAAGAGGATGGTGGCGTGACGGAACCTGCTGTACCACCTGCGGCTGAGACAAAGGAAGATGCTCCTCCAGCAGAGGCAGCAAAGGAGGCTGAGAATTCGGGCCAGGTGAACGTTGCCCCCCAAGAACCGTCAGCAGCGAACTGCGACAACAAGGGGCAGATCCAACCAGGCGCCTCTGCTGTGAGGTGCACATAA
- the LOC120650229 gene encoding 7-methylguanosine phosphate-specific 5'-nucleotidase-like isoform X2 has product MRPMMSPPLLSPSPCPLIRFLRLYPAPRRRNPTAAAPLPPYTFRRRPLPFLPAAMSSSASTTFPDSVVADPSALARKVAAIRAAGTAKLQVIADFDGTLTRYWYDGARGQSSHGLLRQGNEVYDAKRVALYEHYHPIEICPDIPLPEKAKLMEEWWEKTHGLLIEGGLTYEDIKKSVSDAAIAFRDGVVELFEYLEERDIPVLVFSAGLADIIEEVFRQKLHRSFKNIKVVSNRMVFNEEGRLVSFKGKTIHVLNKNEHALDMAAPVHDNLGDPNGSIDDYSLVKKRTNVLLLGDHIGDLGMSDGLIYENRIAVGFL; this is encoded by the exons ATGCGGCCCATGATGAGCCCGCCCCTGCTCTCGCCGTCCCCGTGCCCTCTCATCCGCTTCCTCCGCCTCTAccccgcccctcgccgccggaaccctaccgccgccgcgccgctccctccTTATACtttccgccgccgacccctgcCCTTCCTCCCGGCCGCCatgtcctcctccgcctccaccacttTCCCCGACTCCGTCGTCGCGGACCCCAGTGCGCTTGCCCGCAAGGTAGCAGCCATACGCGCTGCCGGAACCGCCAAGCTCCAG GTAATCGCCGACTTCGACGGAACGCTCACGCGGTACTGGTACGACGGCGCCCGCGGGCAGA GCAGCCATGGGCTGCTGAGGCAAGGGAACGAGGTGTACGACGCCAAGAGGGTGGCGCTGTACGAGCACTACCACCCCATCGAGATCTGCCCTGACATTCCACTACCGGAGAAGGCCAAGCTCATGGAGGAATG GTGGGAGAAGACTCATGGTCTCCTTATTGAAGGTGGTCTTACATATGAAGATATAAAAAAATCTGTGTCTGATGCTGCAATTGCTTTCAGAGATGGTGTGGTGGAGCTCTTTGAGTACTTGGAG GAGAGAGATATTCCAGTGCTGGTATTTTCTGCTGGACTTGCAGATATAATTGAAGAG GTCTTCAGGCAGAAATTACATAGATCATTCAAGAATATTAAGGTTGTCTCCAACAGGATGGTTTTTAACGAAGAAGGTCGGCTTGTATCATTTAAAG GTAAAACAATTCACGTCCTAAACAAAAATGAGCATGCCTTGGACATGGCAGCTCCAGTCCATGACAATCTTGGGGATCCAAATGGATCTATTGATGACTATTCATTGGTGAAGAAAAGGACCAATGTGTTGCTACTTGGTGATCACATTGGCGACTTGGGGATGTCTGACGGTTTAATCTATGAAAACAGGATTGCTGTTGGATTCCT CTGA
- the LOC120650231 gene encoding uncharacterized protein LOC120650231 has protein sequence MGGLRSRILRTLQSFPNAAGQSNILLALPPGAGPSPTPAASCGHLQEPAPQGKVPADEAGAAAAHEVPGGGADDDGDKENVSPGVTPRKAKKMKLSSDHSDVSAAGPGEPAAAAAAACYRRPDLASVTLFDPDLLAAFRRAVDAYAQALEVANRRDDIDDGDDGDGVPGGGEGGGGAAGVADPLEAFERRCPPGGERAVVLYTTSLRGVRKTFENCARVRRLLEGLRVAFLERDVSMHAPYREELRALLCGQDGAAADQAPAFPVPPHLFVDGRYLGGADEVVTLNERSQLWPVLRRAPRRGAGDGPCAVCGGAWFVVCGGCSGSHWLHDAGGATAPTAAGRVPCSACNENGLIPCPLCS, from the coding sequence ATGGGAGGGCTCAGATCGAGAATCCTCAGGACCTTGCAGTCCTTCCCCAACGCCGCCGGGCAGTCCAATATCCTCCTCGCGCTCCCTCCCGGTGCTGGCCCCtctccgacgccggcggcgtcgtGCGGCCACCTCCAAGAACCGGCGCCGCAGGGGAAGGTGCCGGCTGAtgaagcaggggcggcggccgcgcacgaggtgcccggcggcggcgccgatgaCGACGGCGACAAGGAGAACGTCTCTCCGGGGGTCACCCCGCGCAAGGCCAAGAAGATGAAGCTCAGCTCGGACCACAGCGACGTAAGCGCGGCGGGTCCTggggagcccgccgccgccgctgccgccgcctgctACCGCCGGCCGGACCTCGCCTCGGTGACGCTCTTCGACCCGGACCTGCTCGCGGCATTCCGCCGCGCCGTCGACGCCTACGCGCAGGCCCTCGAGGTGGCCAATCGCCGCGACGACATCGACGATGgcgacgacggggacggcgtgccgggcggcggcgaaggagggggaggagcagcggGCGTCGCGGACCCTCTAGAGGCGTTCGAGCGGCGGTGCCCGCCGGGAGGCGAGCGCGCGGTGGTGCTCTACACCACGTCGCTCCGCGGCGTGCGCAAGACGTTCGAGAACTgcgcccgcgtgcgccgcctgCTCGAGGGCCTCCGCGTCGCCTTCCTTGAGCGCGACGTCTCCATGCACGCGCCCTACCGGGAGGAGCTCCGGGCGCTGCTCTGCGGCcaggacggcgccgccgccgatcaaGCCCCCGCCTTCCCCGTGCCGCCGCATCTGTTCGTGGATGGGCGGTacctcggcggcgccgacgaggtgGTGACGCTGAACGAGCGCTCCCAGCTCTGGCCCGTGCTCCGGCGCGCgccacggcgcggcgcgggggacGGCCCGTGCGCTGTCTGCGGCGGCGCCTGGTTCGTGGTGTGCGGCGGGTGCAGCGGCAGTCATTGGCTCCatgacgccggcggcgccaccgcccctaccgccgccggccgcgtgcCGTGCTCCGCGTGCAACGAGAACGGCCTCATTCCCTGCCCTCTCTGCAGCTAG
- the LOC120650229 gene encoding 7-methylguanosine phosphate-specific 5'-nucleotidase A-like isoform X1, translating into MRPMMSPPLLSPSPCPLIRFLRLYPAPRRRNPTAAAPLPPYTFRRRPLPFLPAAMSSSASTTFPDSVVADPSALARKVAAIRAAGTAKLQVIADFDGTLTRYWYDGARGQSSHGLLRQGNEVYDAKRVALYEHYHPIEICPDIPLPEKAKLMEEWWEKTHGLLIEGGLTYEDIKKSVSDAAIAFRDGVVELFEYLEERDIPVLVFSAGLADIIEEVFRQKLHRSFKNIKVVSNRMVFNEEGRLVSFKGKTIHVLNKNEHALDMAAPVHDNLGDPNGSIDDYSLVKKRTNVLLLGDHIGDLGMSDGLIYENRIAVGFLNANIEKSLKDYSKAFDIVYLNDAPMRGVVELVSELCP; encoded by the exons ATGCGGCCCATGATGAGCCCGCCCCTGCTCTCGCCGTCCCCGTGCCCTCTCATCCGCTTCCTCCGCCTCTAccccgcccctcgccgccggaaccctaccgccgccgcgccgctccctccTTATACtttccgccgccgacccctgcCCTTCCTCCCGGCCGCCatgtcctcctccgcctccaccacttTCCCCGACTCCGTCGTCGCGGACCCCAGTGCGCTTGCCCGCAAGGTAGCAGCCATACGCGCTGCCGGAACCGCCAAGCTCCAG GTAATCGCCGACTTCGACGGAACGCTCACGCGGTACTGGTACGACGGCGCCCGCGGGCAGA GCAGCCATGGGCTGCTGAGGCAAGGGAACGAGGTGTACGACGCCAAGAGGGTGGCGCTGTACGAGCACTACCACCCCATCGAGATCTGCCCTGACATTCCACTACCGGAGAAGGCCAAGCTCATGGAGGAATG GTGGGAGAAGACTCATGGTCTCCTTATTGAAGGTGGTCTTACATATGAAGATATAAAAAAATCTGTGTCTGATGCTGCAATTGCTTTCAGAGATGGTGTGGTGGAGCTCTTTGAGTACTTGGAG GAGAGAGATATTCCAGTGCTGGTATTTTCTGCTGGACTTGCAGATATAATTGAAGAG GTCTTCAGGCAGAAATTACATAGATCATTCAAGAATATTAAGGTTGTCTCCAACAGGATGGTTTTTAACGAAGAAGGTCGGCTTGTATCATTTAAAG GTAAAACAATTCACGTCCTAAACAAAAATGAGCATGCCTTGGACATGGCAGCTCCAGTCCATGACAATCTTGGGGATCCAAATGGATCTATTGATGACTATTCATTGGTGAAGAAAAGGACCAATGTGTTGCTACTTGGTGATCACATTGGCGACTTGGGGATGTCTGACGGTTTAATCTATGAAAACAGGATTGCTGTTGGATTCCT GAATGCCAACATCGAGAAATCCCTGAAGGATTACTCCAAGGCATTTGACATTGTGTATCTG AATGATGCTCCAATGCGGGGTGTTGTTGAGCTTGTGTCCGAATTATGTCCTTGA